DNA sequence from the Deinococcus aerolatus genome:
GGTCACGTTCTTCGGATTCATGATCGGCAACGGCCGTGCTGAACAGTTCACTCTTGAAGTGGACTGGATCGAGGGTCTGTAACACCTGTCCGGGTCACCCATGCTGATGTCTTGAGCTGGGTGCAGCTTTGAGATATTGGTAACCCGTTTCCCGGCTGATCCCAAAGCCCTTTTGAGGTGCTGGCCTTGGGTCCACCCCTCCTGCCTAAAACTTCACGGGTGCTCCGAGCGTCGTGACGTATAGTGCCCTTGTCGGCAAAATGTGTGTTCGCTTGCTTTTCCTGTGGGTTTCCCCAGGGGGTCTTATGTCATTGTCCCGCACCGTTCCCTTCACCCTGACGCTGAGCCTCCTTCTCGCCGCGTGCGGTCAGCACTCCATCTCAAACCCGGTGGCCGCTGCCCCCACGCCTACTGTGGCCCAGATGCAGACCAACGCCGCACTGCACACCTTCGCGAAGCAACTTGCCGCCACCCTCACCGAACCCGGCGTGCGCTCCGTGATCGCGCAGCAGACGGCCCTGGAGTTCGACGGTGACACCGAAGCGCTGTACACCACGCTTGCATCCCAGTCCACTGGGAAAGGGACGTTCGCGCAGGCTTTGTCCTCCAGGCTCGGCGCACAAAGCCTGAACACCCTCGCCACGCAGATCCCAAAGCTCAACATTGCGGTGCGCGGCGGGACGTGGGATCACGCGGGCGTGATCCCCTGGGTGGCCGTGGCGCCTGAAGGCGGCGATGAGTTTGCTCCAGTGGTGGCGTATGACGCGCAGGGTCAGGCGCATCAGCTCGACAGCCGCGAGGCACCTGCTGTGCCTGTCGTGGTGGTGGGCGTAAACGAGCGTGTGGACGCTCAGGGCGCGCTGCTGTCTCAGGTCAGCACCTCAAAAGGGCAGCGTTCGGCTTTGACGGCCCAGGGATGTTACTCGGTGAAGCTCGTCAGACTTGACCTTTACGACGATATGGAGCCCTGGACGAAAGGGAAGGCCGAAATCTGGGTGGCGGTGAAAGGCCCAGGCATCGGGTGGCATGGACAGCTCACGATGGTGACTGAACCCGGAAACTACTTCGACGCTATCCAGGGGTTTGGCTGTACAGATGGTGATGTCCGCTTTTACTGGTACGAGAAAGACGGCTCGAATTTTGACGTGAGCATCTCGGTGGGCGGGTACGGATTCGGCATCAAGATCGACGATGACGATGATTTCCTGGGCAGCGTCACGATGGGTAAATCCTTGTTTGAGGGCACGTCAGTGAATTCCAGAAACCTCGGCAATCTGAAGCAGTACACCCACTGAGACCCAAGGTCAAACGCAACGCTCTGCAGTAGACCCACCTGAGAGGCAAACATTCTTCTACATGACCCGCACCTGGCGTATCACGCGTCGGGTGCGGTCCTCAGGTACTGGTAGACGGTCTCCGAAGTCCCACGCAATGCTGGCCTTGGACTCCCCCTGCTCTGCACGCTGAGGTCAGCACCCTCCCCTACACAGAATTTTCGCTCATGAAGGTTCAAGTCCTATGCTCCAGGATGATGTGTGGCGCGCCGCACGGGCGCGGTTTCGGGCTTACCCTCCCCCAACGGCATCCTGAACGCGCGTGGCAGCGTTCGCTTCCCCTTTCGTGGAGACACCATTATGGAATCACTCTTCGGGTGGATCACCCAACCAGAAGCCTGGCTGGCTTTCGGCACCCTGCTGTTGCTCGAAATTGTGCTCGGTATCGACAACGTTATTTTCATCTCGATCCTGGCCGGAAAATTGCCCCCGGAGCAGCAGCACCGGGCCCGCACCATCGGCCTGATCGGCGCCATGTTGATGCGTCTGGCCCTGCTGTTTTCCATCAGTTGGATCTACCGCCTGCAAAATGACCTGTTCTCACTCTTTGGACTGGGTTTTAGCGGCCGTGACTTGATCCTGATCTTCGGAGGTTTGTTTCTCCTTTATAAGGCCGT
Encoded proteins:
- a CDS encoding DUF3103 family protein — encoded protein: MSLSRTVPFTLTLSLLLAACGQHSISNPVAAAPTPTVAQMQTNAALHTFAKQLAATLTEPGVRSVIAQQTALEFDGDTEALYTTLASQSTGKGTFAQALSSRLGAQSLNTLATQIPKLNIAVRGGTWDHAGVIPWVAVAPEGGDEFAPVVAYDAQGQAHQLDSREAPAVPVVVVGVNERVDAQGALLSQVSTSKGQRSALTAQGCYSVKLVRLDLYDDMEPWTKGKAEIWVAVKGPGIGWHGQLTMVTEPGNYFDAIQGFGCTDGDVRFYWYEKDGSNFDVSISVGGYGFGIKIDDDDDFLGSVTMGKSLFEGTSVNSRNLGNLKQYTH